The Thermosipho japonicus region TAAGCTATGTTCTTTCAAAACTAAAAGAAAAATTCAACCTTCAAATTGAATATTTCTTTATAAGACTTGGAATACCAGTATTTACAGAAAAATCCGAAGAAATAGCTACAAAGGTAACAGAAAGCATAAATTATCCTCTAACAATATATGATTTGAAAAAAGAAGAAGGATTTACCATTATGGATATAAAATATAAACCATGTTCATACTGTGGAATGATTAGAAGATATATTCTTAACAAATATGCATTTGAAAACGATTTTGATTACGTTGTTCTTGGCCACAACTTAGATGATGAAGTTTTCTTCATTTTCAATAATATGTTCAACAAAAATATTACGCAGCTGCAAAGAACAGGCCCACTTACTCAAACTATAAAAGATAAAAAACTTGTTGGCAGAATAAAGCCACTATATTTCCTTACAGAACAAGAAATACTACTTTATGCAAAACTTAAAAATCTTCCATATGTGGGTTGTGCATGTCC contains the following coding sequences:
- a CDS encoding ATP-binding protein, which encodes MKCQHCKKQAILKSPRLCEDHFVEYFERKIGKFLDKYKIKNKKLLVAISGGKDSVVVSYVLSKLKEKFNLQIEYFFIRLGIPVFTEKSEEIATKVTESINYPLTIYDLKKEEGFTIMDIKYKPCSYCGMIRRYILNKYAFENDFDYVVLGHNLDDEVFFIFNNMFNKNITQLQRTGPLTQTIKDKKLVGRIKPLYFLTEQEILLYAKLKNLPYVGCACPNSLESTQKKFKKDIEFSRDQKLNIVYSILEMKKYLPEEKVELKFCEKCGFPTTSDTCKFCRTKEKILSTL